Proteins encoded together in one Planctomyces sp. SH-PL14 window:
- a CDS encoding efflux RND transporter periplasmic adaptor subunit, translating to MQSFRHAVASALRSGAVAAGLLLAAGCSQPAPPPAPPPVEVVSASPVKLSIVEWDEYVGRLDPIDFVEVRARVSGYLDSTNFEEGQIVKQGELLCVIDPRPFQAEVRRAQAEVNRAQSLVRQAKATVGQVEAEIQEAQAKLDLANKQHERSRRLAQQNALSQDQFDVTESEVSKTEANLRAVQARLTLSNTQVASADSDVAAAQAALAVADLNLEYTQVKAPITGRVSSRHVTEGNLISGGQAQSTLITTIVSLDPIHCHFDADESSYLKYEQLAKEGKLGSSRQVKHPVYIGLGNEPNAFPHPGHMDFVDNRLDPETGTMRCRAILANPDLSLTPGLFTRVRLPGSGRHESILIPDFTVSTDQSEKYVFVVEADGKIRRQVIELGPIVQGLRVIRKGLDGSEKIVLRGQQRVRPGVTVVSKDEAIEPVQDGLPTDSDPVPKEKWLSRPEREARPPFSATGAPPIAEVIETRN from the coding sequence ATGCAGTCATTTCGTCATGCCGTCGCGTCGGCGCTCCGGAGCGGCGCTGTCGCAGCGGGACTCCTCCTGGCGGCAGGCTGCTCGCAGCCCGCGCCACCCCCGGCTCCCCCACCGGTGGAGGTCGTCTCGGCCTCCCCGGTCAAGCTCTCGATCGTCGAATGGGACGAGTACGTCGGCCGGCTCGACCCGATTGACTTCGTGGAAGTCCGGGCCCGCGTCAGCGGCTACCTCGACTCGACGAACTTCGAGGAAGGGCAGATCGTCAAGCAGGGAGAGCTGCTCTGCGTGATCGACCCCCGTCCGTTCCAGGCGGAAGTCCGCCGGGCCCAGGCCGAAGTGAACCGGGCCCAGTCGCTCGTCCGGCAGGCCAAGGCGACCGTCGGCCAGGTCGAGGCGGAGATCCAGGAAGCGCAGGCCAAGCTCGATCTCGCCAACAAGCAGCACGAGCGGTCCCGCCGGCTCGCCCAGCAGAACGCCCTCTCGCAGGACCAGTTTGACGTCACCGAGTCCGAAGTCAGCAAGACCGAGGCGAACCTCCGGGCGGTCCAGGCGCGGCTCACCCTCTCGAACACGCAGGTCGCTTCCGCCGACTCCGACGTCGCCGCCGCTCAGGCCGCCCTCGCCGTCGCGGACCTGAACCTCGAGTACACGCAGGTCAAAGCCCCGATCACCGGCCGCGTCAGCTCGCGGCATGTCACCGAGGGGAACCTGATCAGCGGCGGGCAGGCCCAGTCCACGCTGATCACGACGATCGTCTCGCTCGATCCGATCCACTGCCACTTCGACGCCGACGAGAGCTCCTACCTCAAGTACGAGCAGCTGGCCAAGGAAGGAAAACTCGGCAGCTCGCGGCAGGTGAAGCATCCGGTCTACATCGGCCTCGGCAACGAGCCGAACGCCTTCCCCCATCCGGGGCACATGGACTTCGTCGACAACCGCCTCGACCCCGAGACCGGGACGATGCGGTGCCGGGCGATCCTCGCCAATCCGGATCTCTCGCTGACGCCGGGACTCTTCACCCGCGTCCGGCTCCCCGGAAGCGGCCGTCACGAATCGATCCTGATCCCGGACTTCACGGTCAGCACGGACCAGTCGGAGAAGTACGTGTTCGTCGTCGAGGCGGACGGAAAGATCCGCCGCCAGGTGATCGAGCTCGGTCCGATCGTCCAGGGGCTGCGGGTGATCCGCAAGGGGCTCGACGGCTCGGAGAAGATCGTTCTCCGCGGCCAGCAGCGGGTCCGCCCCGGCGTCACGGTCGTCTCCAAGGATGAGGCGATCGAGCCGGTCCAGGACGGCCTGCCGACCGACAGCGACCCGGTCCCGAAGGAGAAGTGGCTCTCACGGCCCGAGCGGGAAGCCCGCCCGCCGTTCTCCGCCACCGGCGCACCGCCGATCGCGGAAGTGATCGAGACCCGCAACTGA
- a CDS encoding TetR/AcrR family transcriptional regulator, translated as MKVTREQAAKNREQILDTAARLFRERGLDGIGVADLMREAGFTHGGFYGHFESKEDLMAQACQRAFEGKEEWWNAVLEGEKKGGPLAGLAKMYLTEAHRDAPGQGCPLPCLAVDVSRQSPEVRRSFTEGIRRAFERLASKLTGRPPKEQRREAIRGWASVVGAMVLARAVDDPALSAEILRAVRESFQEK; from the coding sequence ATGAAAGTGACCCGCGAGCAGGCGGCGAAAAACCGCGAACAGATCCTCGACACCGCCGCCCGACTCTTCCGCGAGCGGGGCCTGGACGGCATCGGCGTCGCGGACCTGATGCGGGAAGCGGGCTTCACGCACGGCGGCTTCTACGGCCACTTCGAGTCCAAAGAGGACCTGATGGCCCAGGCCTGCCAGCGGGCCTTCGAAGGGAAAGAGGAGTGGTGGAACGCGGTCCTGGAAGGCGAGAAGAAAGGCGGCCCGCTCGCCGGGCTGGCGAAGATGTATCTCACCGAAGCTCACCGCGACGCGCCGGGACAGGGCTGCCCCCTCCCCTGCCTGGCGGTCGACGTCTCGCGCCAGTCGCCGGAGGTCCGCCGCTCCTTCACCGAGGGGATTCGCCGCGCCTTCGAACGCCTGGCCTCCAAGCTGACAGGCCGTCCGCCGAAGGAGCAGCGACGAGAAGCCATCCGCGGCTGGGCGTCGGTCGTTGGAGCGATGGTCCTGGCGCGGGCGGTGGACGACCCGGCGCTGTCGGCGGAGATCCTCCGCGCGGTTCGGGAATCGTTCCAGGAGAAGTAG
- a CDS encoding winged helix-turn-helix transcriptional regulator, translating to MQRKRVGHCECPIARCVDQIGDWWSILILRDALEGVTRFDAFQKSLEIAPTILTRRLKGLVDDGLLEKRRYSEHPPRDEYVLTDKGRDFQPVLFALLAWGSKHFSPEGASVVIKDMRNDTIADPALIDRNTGRDLSDPDFRLVCAPSASQDFREKMERHARTKAAAQSAATARSSKAARKPSGSR from the coding sequence ATGCAGAGAAAACGCGTTGGCCATTGCGAGTGTCCGATCGCCCGGTGCGTCGACCAGATCGGCGACTGGTGGAGCATCCTGATTCTGCGCGACGCCCTGGAAGGGGTGACGCGGTTCGACGCGTTCCAGAAGAGTCTCGAGATCGCGCCGACGATTCTGACGCGGCGACTGAAGGGTCTTGTCGACGACGGGCTGCTGGAGAAGCGGCGGTACAGCGAGCATCCGCCACGGGACGAGTACGTCCTGACCGACAAGGGGCGGGACTTTCAGCCGGTGCTGTTCGCGCTCCTGGCGTGGGGGAGCAAGCACTTTTCCCCCGAGGGGGCGAGTGTCGTCATCAAGGATATGCGGAACGACACGATTGCGGATCCGGCGTTGATTGACCGCAACACGGGGCGCGACCTGAGTGACCCGGACTTCCGGCTGGTCTGCGCCCCGAGCGCGAGCCAGGATTTTCGGGAGAAGATGGAGCGGCACGCCCGAACGAAGGCGGCGGCCCAGTCGGCCGCGACCGCCCGCAGCTCGAAGGCGGCGCGTAAGCCGTCCGGCTCCCGCTAG